The Gymnogyps californianus isolate 813 chromosome 3, ASM1813914v2, whole genome shotgun sequence genomic sequence GAGCGCCGAGCCTCGGTGTGCAGCAGGCGAGGAGTGGCCAGCCCCCGTGCCGAGATGCAGAGGTaagaggagggagtgagcgTTGTCAGAGGCTGGGGCTTGGCCCGCCAGAAAGCTGGGCATCGTTTctggcggggctgggcagggagtgtTGTCCTCTGAGGCGCGCTTGTGCCGCGGGCTCTCTTTGGCCACTGCCTCTGGCGGCATGAAGGGCTGGCTCTGCAAGATGAGCTgaaggctggaggcagggcatGGGAGGTGTGAAAAGAGAAGCGGTGTGGGGCTCGGGTGGGTTTTGCTTGAGCTGCGTTTGACTTTGCGGAAGTCCCTTTGCTGCACgtgctttttctctctagaCGTGCGTTTGGAAGAGCAAGgcgtccctgcaggcacagcagccgccgagcaggaggcagaaggctTGCCACACGCAGGCCCATCTCCGCTGGGTGTCCTCAGCGAAGCGGGGGGAGAGCGGGTGGTGGCGTGTGAAACGGGAGAGGTATGTCAGGTCCGCAAAGCGTGGGAGAGTGTGTCTGGGGTAGGAGGGGAGTTTGTGCTGAGGCCAAGgggctgctgtggctgtgcggggcaggggaggtggtggggtgTGGGTCGTTCCTCCAGCCGCCGGCAGGATCCGGAGGCAGGAAACCTGGCAACGTTGTTTCTCCCCTGCGCTCGGGCTGTGCTTCCTCAAAGGCAACACCCCCCCGATCCCGATCCCTCCCGAAAGAGCgagaggaggaggcggcagctTGCGAGGGCTTTTGCTGAGGTCCTGCTTGGTCAGAGGTTCCTGCAGGCTGttttgggggggcggggggcctGTGCGAAACGGGGCTGATGCcaaccagccaaagggatctCCTCTGGAGAGCCAAGGCAGCGATTTGGCAAAGAGTCGCTTACTACTGCAGGTggtctcctgccagctgccaaCTCCACCGTTTCTTTTGGAGGCCCCTCCAGCTTTGCCTCCAAGCAGCCCCGAGAGCGCGGCAGACTCCCTGGGGTGCCCACAAGAGCCGGCGAGCCTGtcagaggaaagaaggtaaaaggaGCTGGCTGTGGTTAAGCTCAGAAGTGAGGGCAGTGGCTCGTGGCTTTCCCTAGCTAAGAGCGGTGTGGGCTGGCAAGGTTtgcaggctgtgcccaggacaaggcaaagagaagaaagcggAAGAGCAAACAggcgtggggagaggagagtgcAAGGCGCGCggcaaagaagaggaggaagagagaagcgGTTTTGGCGGATGGAGCAGTGCAAAGACGCAGGAAGGCGCAGCAGGTCAGGAAGGCCAGGTGCGTCGCAGGCTCTGCTGCCCGTCTTCCCCAAGTCTCAGCACGGCTTGAAGTCAGTGCGAGTCGCTGGCAAGGGATGGTGCTACGCAGGGTTTGGAAAGAAGTTGGTGGCTGGGGGCCCCCCTCGAGCCCTGCTGCGCGGCACAGGGGCAGCGTGCATCTCTGCGCACGCACGGGTCTCCAAGGGCATCACCCGTGGGGAGAAGGCGCCAGAGGCATCGCGTAGTCAGGGCCAGCAAGAGCTCTCTCTTGTGGGCCACAAAGAGGTCCTCGTAAACGGTGTTGCCCCCAGAAAGGGGAACCAaatcctgcctcttcctgcctttctggtTTTAGCAGAGGTTTGTGACTCTGTCGTTGCAGGCGCTGATTCCTTGTCGCCGGGCGAAGCGTTGGGAGTGCTGGGCCCCGCCGCTGACGTCCAGaataaaatgatgttttctgtcttgggACTGCGTGTGCCATGGGCTCTTGTGGCGTGGGGAGCTGTTGTTGTGTGGGGAATGGTGGGGGAGGAGTTTGGGCTGGTGGCTTGTTGCAGCGTCCTTTGCAGCGGGCGTGAGGGCTGAGTTGAGGTGCTTTAGGGGTGCGAGCAGAGGCGAGAGTCCcaggggagggtggaggttggaagggagctgtgGAGGTCACCTGGTGCAAGAGGTGCTCAAGCAGGCTCAGcgagagcaggttgcccaggccCACGTCCTGGTGAGTTTGGGGTATGTCCTGGGAGCAGCGCCGGGAGGTgagggcgagggcgagggcgagggTGAGGGCGAGGGCAAGGCGTCGGCAGGGCACGGTGGCCAGGAAGGGCTAAAGGTCCTTGTGCAGCCAGCGtcccctgcagcttgctgtcccctgcagccctcctccttgCCCCCTGCTTCTCGGGCCCTTTCCTCAGACCCCCCTAACTCACGGCAACGGCAGAGATTGACTCCCGCGCTGGGCGGTAGAAATGTGTCAGCTCACCCCAAAAAGCTTTGGAAGCGGCTCCGAGAGCAGCCGGcctgctgaggcttttgtgCATGCCGGGGTGATAGAGGGGACGCCCGCACCGTgacggaggaggaaggatgagcactctCACCGTCAGCTCAGGAAGCATTTTGCTCCTATGCGCACAAGTTACAAGTTATGAGTTACAAATTACCAGTTATGGGTTCGAGAACTTCTGagttcaaaagcaaatgcattaaGTGGTGAATGAGTGACTTCCTCTGTTAGGCTATTCTGTAGAAAGGGGATTGAGcccttgttttctgtatttgtttgttttcctaatgAGTTCATAAAATAGAGTTGAATTTATAGAGTATGTTGTCCTGTAAATGTGAGAAATTGAAACAGACCCTGAGAGTGCTCAGTCGAGAAGAGGCTAACTCAGTGGCCAAGCGGGGCAAGTGTGTCTCGAGCCTGTACTGCAGGCGGAGatgagggagcagaggagaacaaACCCATCGTCTCCTAATCAGGACAGTCCAGGTGCCAAGTGCAATGAAGGCCCAGTGAgactgcagggacagcagcagcaaatggtGCCACAAGCCGTGGAGCCAGCAAAGCCTGGTTTCCTCTGGTTTGGTTTCTACAGGGTAGTCTGGGAGTTGTCTCATGTTGGCCTTTGCTGGTGTAAACACGGGATGCCGCTGCGGCCTTTCCCTCACTAAGGGCCCTGGTGGAGTCTGCCTCCTCAGCTTTGTTGCCTGTTTTCCCAAAACTT encodes the following:
- the LOC127015156 gene encoding uncharacterized protein LOC127015156 — protein: MENCRELFGEESAEPRCAAGEEWPAPVPRCRDVRLEEQGVPAGTAAAEQEAEGLPHAGPSPLGVLSEAGGERVVACETGEVVSCQLPTPPFLLEAPPALPPSSPESAADSLGCPQEPASLSEERRFAGCAQDKAKRRKRKSKQAWGEESARRAAKKRRKREAVLADGAVQRRRKAQQALIPCRRAKRWECWAPPLTSRIK